In Hemitrygon akajei chromosome 9, sHemAka1.3, whole genome shotgun sequence, the following are encoded in one genomic region:
- the prss35 gene encoding inactive serine protease 35 has product MGTLPIILFLSTSTLILAFEIGTENDYTWHLQRAPQVLDKRTMTIKPPRFAAKTKLLLNSTCGIACQKKLPSPTVSDLQDYLSYETVYSNGTRTVTEVNIREFDLKHELEYTKSSSSSRRRRKRQVFGLDSRFSISQKQFVTNYPFNTAVKISTGCTGILVSRKHVLTAAHCIHDGKDYVKGAKRLRVGFLKMRSKGGGRRRGSKRIKRSTKDKPSFQWSRVVRTQVPKGWFKGVGEDIAIDYDYAILELKRAQKHKYMDIGISPPVQNMPSSRIHFSGFDNDRPGKLVYRFCTVSDESNDLLYQYCDAQPGSSGSGVYVRLREPEQRVWKRKIIGVFSGHQWVNINGGQQDYNVAVRITPLKYAQICFWIHGNYADCRDG; this is encoded by the coding sequence ATGGGAACTCTACCAATTATATTATTCCTTTCCACAAGTACATTGATACTTGCCTTTGAGATTGGCACTGAGAATGACTACACCTGGCATTTACAGAGGGCACCTCAAGTGTTGGACAAAAGAACCATGACCATTAAACCTCCAAGGTTTGCAGCTAAAACCAAATTGTTGCTTAACTCGACCTGTGGGATCGCTTGCCAAAAGAAACTACCATCACCAACTGTGTCTGACCTCCAGGATTACCTTTCATATGAGACGGTGTACAGTAATGGGACACGCACAGTGACTGAGGTAAACATCAGAGAATTTGATCTGAAACACGAACTTGAGTACACCAAGAGTAGCAGTTCCTCGAGGAGGCGGAGGAAGAGGCAGGTCTTCGGGTTGGATAGCAGGTTCAGCATCAGCCAGAAGCAGTTCGTTACTAATTATCCCTTCAACACGGCGGTGAAAATCTCCACAGGATGCACTGGCATTCTGGTATCCCGGAAACACGTGCTGACAGCGGCTCACTGCATCCACGACGGCAAAGACTACGTGAAAGGCGCCAAGAGGCTCCGAGTTGGATTCCTAAAGATGAGATCCAAGGGAGGCGGTCGAAGAAGAGGGTCCAAGCGGATTAAACGATCAACGAAGGATAAGCCTTCCTTCCAGTGGTCCAGGGTCGTACGCACTCAAGTACCAAAGGGCTGGTTCAAAGGCGTCGGTGAAGATATTGCAATTGATTATGACTACGCCATTCTGGAGCTGAAAAGGGCTCAGAAGCACAAGTACATGGATATCGGCATTAGTCCCCCCGTGCAGAACATGCCGAGCAGCCGGATTCACTTCTCGGGCTTCGATAACGACCGGCCGGGCAAGTTGGTTTATCGCTTTTGCACCGTGTCTGATGAGTCCAATGACCTGCTCTACCAGTACTGCGACGCCCAGCCCGGATCGAGCGGCTCGGGCGTCTACGTTCGGCTTCGGGAGCCCGAGCAGCGTGTCTGGAAACGGAAAATCATCGGAGTCTTTTCCGGTCACCAGTGGGTGAATATCAACGGCGGGCAACAGGATTACAATGTGGCCGTGCGCATCACGCCTCTTAAATACGCACAGATCTGCTTCTGGATACATGGAAACTATGCTGATTGCAGAGATGGTTGA